The window tggtggcagcatcatggtttgggcctgcttttcttcagcagggacagggaagatggttaaaattgatgggaagatggatggagccaaatacaggaccattctggaagaaaacctgatggagtctgcaaaagacctgagactaggacggagatttgtcttccaacaagacaatgatccaaaacataaagcaaaatctacaatggaatggttcaaaaataaacatatccaggtgttagaatggccaagtcaaagtccagacctgaatccaatcgagaatctgtggaaagaactgaaaactgctgttcacaaatgctctccatccaacctcactgagctcgagctgttttgcaaggaggaatgggaaaaaatgtcagtctctcgatgtgcaaaactgatagacataccccaagcgacttacagctgtaatcgcagcaaaaggtggcgctacaaagtattaacttaagggggctgaataattttgcacgcccaatttttcagtttttgatttgttaaaaaagtttgaaatatccaataaatgtcgttccacttcatgattgtgtcccacttgttgttgattcttcacaaaaaaatacagttttatatctttatgtttgaagcctgaaatgtggcaaaaggtcgcaaagttcaagggggccgaatactttcgcaaggcactgtatctccttTTTTCTCACTTCATTTTTCTCTccgatctctctatctctacactcCCAGGCACAAGGAAGTTGGAGTATGGTGGCTCCACATGGCACGAGGGCTGTTTTATCTGCCACAGCTGTGAGCAGCCCATCGGCTCTAAGTCCTTCATCCCAGACAAGGATGAACACTACTGCGTGTCCTGCTATGAGGATAAGTTCGCCCCGCGCTGCACCCGCTGCAAAAAGGTCTGTGTGGAAATTTTCCCCAAATTCCCTCTTTTTGTTCGGCAGATTTATATCCCTGCTTATTCCTTATTTCCTGATTCTGGGATCCTAAGGAGTTGTGGCAAAAACCTTAACAGAGGGTATCCATTTGGTATTTTTATAGAATTTTTTATCACATCTTTTGAGTGTGTTCCATTCTATCATTTTGACTTGTGGTCTTTGACTAACTATGATGACCTTtgaccctctcttccctccaggcCCTGGCTAAAGGGGGTGTGACGTATCGGGATGAGCCGTGGCACAAGGAGTGCTTTGTGTGTACGGGCTGCAAGGTGCAGCTGGCAGGGCAGCACTTCACCTCTCGCGAAGACGACCCCTACTGCCTCAAGTGCTTTGGCAGCCTATACTCTAAGAAGTGTGAGGCCTGCAGCAAGCCTATCACAGGTAGGGTCAAAGGTCATCGACAGCTATTATGACCCAGGAGCAGGGGACAGTTGAGAAAGGCTGCTAtagacatgtatttttttctgaGGATGCAGGTTTACTGAGTAACTGTTGGCCATGTTCCAGGCTGCCTACATAGCAGTCACGCACCAAATCTCAAAAAGGATGGATAGCATGGCGTTCAATCGTTGGTTATTTTTACTCGTGGCTACTGCATTGCAGATAATCTGGAACGTGGCCATTGATTACACATGTTTATGTATGGGAGGAGACCTCAGTGGCTACTTGTTGGTTGTTAAATAACTATTTAAATGTCTAAAATAACACCTTCCTGTCTTGTCTAGGTTTTGGCGGAGGGAAGTACATCTCGTTTGAGGAGCGCCAGTGGCACCAGCCCTGCTTCACCTGCACAGAGTGCTCTGTCTCTCTGGTGGGGGCAGGCTTCTTCCCCAATGGAGACCAGATCCTGTGTCGCGACTGCAACACCAATAGCAATctatagactacacacacacaccgtatcgCCCCTCTCCTCACACACGCCCGCCTAGTTCAACCCCAGGGCCCCCCTCATCACTGCCAAGGTTGTTAACACAGACCCACAGACTGCCTCAaaggtcatacacacacacacacacaccttgctcaCTAGACCACAGCTCAATCCCAAATCCTCCCCCTGTGTTTTCTGTTGCTTGCTGTCAAATACCAGAGCTCAGCATCGGGCTACTgaagcacagacacagacaaaaatCAGCTAGACTAAAGTTGATCTAACTTGGCAGAGGCATGTTTTCATGACCAAATAGACCTACATTTCCTTCACCTGTATGTATGGGGTGACTTTTTGGTCAGATTATGTTTGGTTTAACAGAGGGAAAAGTATTGTCTTTGGATAGAACTGAACCGTTCTGAACGTTAGGCGGACAATTTTAAAATGATGCACCAAAGAAATGTAATATCTGCCATCAAATAATTAACTGGTATTTGGGGGGGCGGCGGCGCCGCCATGGATCCGAAATCACAGAAGAATTGAATTCCACTATCGCTACTCCAATGTTCTGTATTAGAGGTTGTAGCATTTTAATATGTGAGGATAACACTGACCAACATGCAAATTGTCCATCGAACATAGTTCGAAATCATACTATTTTGATGTAGTTGCTATCTAGCCTGGAGAGGGGAGATCCACTCCAAGGCTTTCCTTCTCCACAGTAAGTCGTGACTATGTGAAAAAAAGGGTTATGTGCCTTTAAAAAGAAAATGGCATACTTTATATGGTATGTATTATCAAACCAAAGAAAAATGCTTCCAGCTATGCAAACTTGCAAGATTTTTGTATGAACGTATCACCGCTAATCAATGAAAGCGGCACTTTGTAAAGCAGCTGCAGAACACTGATATTTACTACATTGTAAATATGTTATACAAGTAAAGTATGTTCGAGTGATTCAATGCTGATAATTGCAGTTTTGTGCATATGACTGTTCTTCTATGTCAATTAGGTTTCAAAGCAGTATTTGCTGTCATGCTTTAGTTATTACTTACCCTATAGCCATATCATGATTATTTGAAGAGAATAATATGTTGCTGTCGTTTGTTTATGCAGTTGTCAAACACTGCTCCAGAAAGTTAATGTCTTTATAGTATACTAAAGAATATGTCCAAGAGATGGGAAAAAAAAAAGATAGATATTGAGAGAACGTAAAAAGAAAGATGGCCTTGGTGGTGCTGGAGAAAACCAATGAAGTCAGTTAAGGCATAAGTGAAATGCTGTCATGTATTTGCACTATGGCTAAAATATTCCCCTCGCTCCCATAGTCTGTGAACATACAATCGCAACTCAAGCATTTATATATGGAGCAACACCTAAACCACTCTGCCTTTTTTAACAACTATTGTTTACTTTTTTCCATGTTGACACTTATCTATGATATTTTTGATGAAGCATATTtcctttttttccctttttttgtaTTTAATCTTTCTGTTACTATCGCTGTTGTTTGATAATGAATGGGCTAGTCCCAAAGAAGCTGAGCTGCATTTCATCAACTAAGTGGTATGCATGTCTTTGTCATTACcagacatgggttcaaatcctatttgaaatcatttcaaatacgttatctgggcttgattgagcttgcctggcccaatggaaccaatggaatagtggCAAAACTGCAAACCTCATCCATTTGCACTTCAGGCAGTCTAAGGCAAATGCTACAAGTATTTGggagatttcaaatagtatttgaacccaaatCTGGTCATTACTTGTTTGCCTAAAAATGTATATTGATTATTGCTGTTGAGATTGTCACTTatagaaaaaaaatcaaaaaaatatctttatttcATTATTTTGAGCTTTGATGCTGGCAAGTCAGAGTTGGCAAATGTGCTTTTTATGATTCTAAAAAAGATGGAGAAACACACCTGTGTGACGGAAGAGTTGATTCAAATCAGTTGAAAATGTATACTGTTAAATGACCTGTTTATAAAATGTTATTAAAGAAATCTTAATTGAAACTTAGTAACtttcaattaaaaataaaaaagtttagTCGGAAACCAGATGTTTAAGACTTAGTTATAGTGAAACACCTCAAAGTTATATTTTGGTCTTTTAGTAGTGAATCTAGCTCTTTATGCTCTTAGCGGTTCAACTCTACCATCTCAAGACAGGTATTCGGTATGAAATACACTCCCTTTCTATATGAGTTGGTGGTGCCACCACAAAGCTTAATATAAAACCAGGTGACAGCAATGGTCTTGGTAAGTGGAGTGTGCCAAATATATTGCATGATGCTTCCTTGACTAGACTACTGATGTTACACAAAATTCAAAAGGATGTAAGGCACATTTCCGCATGTGACCAAATTGAACGTTTTTCCTTACCGTTTCATACACGTACTGTATGTGCTTATACGAATACATATAAAAAACATGTAGGCTAAGAGGATTATGTTTATATTTGTAGCTACAGCCATCATAAGAAATAGATGACAATGGTGGTCATGTCAACTAGTTATACTTTTTCCCAAACCGCTATGGTGGCGCAGTCCGAATTAAGTTGGCTCATAGTTCAATGATTGTGAGTTCTAATTCCACATGGGCCTGTATTTGCAATGTTCATCCCATGCCAACACAATTCTAATTCTCAAAAGTGAAAGCATACCTGTGAGATGGGTAGTAGTTGTAGGTTTTTATAAAGTACCCAAGACCAATCTGTGAGTTAATTTGATCATTGGAAAAAGAGGGACTGTGTAAATACTGCAATACAGGTTGGATTGAATTGAGCCCATCTTCATTGCACTTTTCTTCCCAACACAATACTACAATAAATATGAGTCCACGTATCAAAGATTTTTCTGTGTGCCATATGGGGGATTTGAATTTACTCTGCCAATGGCAATAGATGTCAGGAACTCAGCACCTTGCCATGTAAACTAACTGTCCAAAGCCATATCTAGTTCCGATGCACATTATTTTATTATCAGAACGTGCCAGTGGACCTCTAAGTATGCTTTAGTGAAAAAGTGTTGGGATTAGGTACAACTAAATTTACCCACCCCCAAAAATGAATATTTATGAGCAATTCCCGCCACCCACAACTTCTCACCTGAAtgcattttttgtatttatttgaagGGGTTGGGTAAAGGCTGAACTTGGGATTGAGAGTTTCCCTAATGTGTGGGTTGATGTTGTGCTAGTGATCTTGTACTGTATACAGTAAGTCATCCAGTTCGGCACTTGTTTGTGCAACTAGCTTTAGACAGTCAATGTATGTAATTCAAATTATATTTTTCTGGCAGTATAGTACATGTCCAGATTCCTACTTCTTTGTTGGCCGAGGTTCAGTGTAACCCAACCACTGGAAGCCTCTAAGCCTGATTCCGTATATAACACAAGGGTGTAGTAACTACACATCTTTgctatgacagtgtgtgtgtttatgctgaGTAGGCCATTTCATCGCCTTGATAAAGCCCACAGGCCAATAACAAACAGACCGCCAGATACTCTCTCCTGTGGGCATTGGTtcaatgtctttctctctccctcccgcctttTCAGATTTTTTCACCAAAAAAGGAAATGGAAAACTTTGCtcatgggaggagaggaggactggagggagggagtgaaagagggtGGATGAGCACATCTGGAGTTGCTCCATGGTAACTTTCACTCAGGGCCAGTTGCACACACATGGTCCCTCAGATTTATGGGAAGATGATTCGGGTAGTGAGGTGAGGGCTGATCGGAGGGGTCAGAGCAAGCCCATATGACTGAGCCATCTCAGAAACAGACATGGGAAGAAGTTGTTTATATAGAAGCTGACCTTACACATGGTATAGGCTACACAAGACTCTCGGGCTCTAAGAAGTTAGACTATATTTGTATTGACTGAAAGTGGTAGGgatggaataaaaaaaaaatacgcAATCTAGcagggataaaaaaaaaagattcagaGTAGTGTGATATTAGTATATTGGATATCTTTTTCTATAGTGACGaccttatccacatcgacgggaccgcagtggagaagttcctcgacgtacacatccctgacaatctgaaatggtccgcCCACacagacagttgtgaagaaggcgcaacagcgcctcttcaacctcaggaggctgaagaaattcagcttgtctcCTAAGATCCTCACaatcttttacagatgcacaattgagagcatcctgtcatcaaggacagcaaccacccgagccactacctgttcaccccgctatcatccagaaggtgaggtacagtacaggtgcatcaaagctgggaccgagagactgaaaaccaGCTTCCGTCTTAAGgccgtcagactgttaaacagccatcactagctggctacgACCCGGTTacccaaccctgcaccttagaggctgctgccctatatacatagacttggaatcactcactttaataatggaacactagtttaacactaataatgtttacacactgttttattaatttcatatgtatatactgtattctactgtattttagtcaatgccactccgatattgctcatcctaatatttatatatttcttaattccattaatTTTACTTTAGacttgtgtgttgttgttgtgaattgttagaccaatacactttgatttgatatgtcgGCTCATTTGGAAATGACCTTCGCATTTCTATAGCGATATCTGTAATACTTCAGCGgaacagattgaatagagcccttagtgGCCCAAGAATACACACTGTCTGTTGAGTCTCGTGTAGTGTCTCTCAAGCTAAAACATATCATCTCTAAATTCCATGTCATAAGTGCTATAAGAGAAACCATGAAATGTATCCCACACTGGGCCTCAAGTTGAAGTAGGGCTGAATTTAGGTCAGTGTCCGGATCCTAACTTGAGATAGTTGTGGACAATTGGAATTTCCGGGCAAATAAAATCCAAATAATTCCAAAAACAGACAGTAAAATAGACTATTGCCATTTAGCAACCACCCAGATGCTTACAAACAACCTTGGCCTTCCTAATATTGTCTACAGTTGTTTTTAGATGGTTCACAGTAGCTGACAGATGCCAAACCTGACACAATTCAGGTTTGGCATCTGTATACTGTAAAGGCTAAGCTCCCCACCTGCGACTTGAAAATGCAATCCTCTGGCAAACAATCGCCATCTTTCTTTACCGCACCTATTACCAACATGTTCAATTAGGAAGGTTTTCTTGGAAATAGAATTGTGGAATTGAATCACAATGAATGTCTGGTATCTAGCCACAACTGGCAAATGAGAGAATATCACATACTCTCAAGGTTTCTACAACAAACAGGAATTGGGAAGAGCACAAAAACACATCTcttatctgtctctcccttccattGAATTTGTTTGCCATCCCTTTCTCAGTTCACAACTCTGGACAAACATAAAATAATGCAGAGAGTTGATGTTGCGTAGGCATGATAAACTACAGTATGGGCTTTCACTTGGctctacctttatttaactaggcaagtcagttaagaacacatccttattttcaatgacagcctgccttcaggggcagaacaacatatttgcaccttgtcagctcgtggatttgaacttgtaacctttcagttactagtccaacactctaaccactaggctaccctgccgcccaaggTTTAGTTTCTTAAGTAAAAATGTCCATTAGAAAATGGCTTCACAAGTCTATTCTCACACGCATCCACGCTACTCAGAAGTCCTTAGTTTCTGACAAAAGACATTAGCTACAGTATCTACACAGTTTGACTGACCGATAAGCGAACAGGACAACCATGAGTGAAAAGGAAACAGTAACTAATCCATATTTAGGCTGTGAGGCCAGCAAGAATAACAAAGTAGTCATGACATTACTTTAGTTTCTCACTCAAACATACTGACAAGCTTTGTCATTCAAGACTGCCTGACAATTTGTTTATTTCTAATCTTTAATTTCCACTGATTTGGAGAAAGGAATGATAGTTAAGAAAATAATATGATGCCTCTGACTCAATGTCCAGAATATTTCTcccaaaatattttattttaacaaACTACATTTTTTTCCCTTCTTAAACCTCTAAGCTTTGGTGGGGGTACTGAACTAACATATGGAATGTATTTAATATGGTAATTTAGCTATGAGTGTCATGCGGAACGGAACaggtgaacccaagagcagactcagatggggagactgggagggggtaaccaaggtatttattgaaacacgcTGGGGGAAGCTCAGGCGGGTTGCCggaaaccaggtgcggaggctgaggctggagcaagaggtgttgggacagggtaagcaggtccggagggaAATCCAAGGGAAGGcagagtggggaatccaggacagagtaggaGGATTGTCGAGGAGTCGGACTGGAGAcggggaccagagtcagagcgggcagaactgtagcggagaggaaaacagcgTCAGGCAAGGGAAACCAGGCACAACAGGAACAAACGGCTAGAAACATGGACTGACTGGACAAAGATTATaatctggcagtgtggaagtggcaggactgagtatttgtagaggtcttgattatggaacaggttgcagctggtggggatctgctctgtcTCTGCCCATACAATCACACacgcacagagggagagagggagagggagagagcactgggggagtggcggcaggtcgGAGACACCAGATGACCACTAGAgggtgtggcaggagcagatgagTTTGTATTTTAGGGCCCCTTTaggtgtattttttttttaaatgtatttgataaATATTGAATTAGGCCTTTACTAAtatagcccagagaaacacattgaataacacattcataaatggcaaaaaagacagtcaaaaaagaaatcataagaaacaaggtttGGAAGTGTTTGTCCTACTGTATATCTAAGAGATATAGTAAAGCTCAGGAAATGTTTTTTTACTTATGAACTTTTTTGGCTCGGCACAAAATACCTTCATActttcattcatttttttttttttaccggtACCGGTTAACTTCAGAtgagtcctgtgacacttgtgggggtcatagagcagAACGGAGAACACCGTCGTGTTTGTGAGATTCTCTCCTTTCCACATTAGTGCTTAggtcaaaccgttcggacgctacagacgttttcgtgagaagaccgattttcttcccgggatgtctcctggtctgacaaacaccgctctagctctgtcacctttcaccgcaggtGCGGAAGTGCGACACACctggatgcggtggattgagatgcatacAATGCAAAAACATACAATGCACCGGTGCGtcaatcgactctagggggtttaCACAAAGGCAGTCTATTGCTCCTCATCTCCAGCTAATGCACGTCTGGTGCACATGTGAGTTTCATCCCACTAATAATTATGCTCATCGCACTTCCAGCACGTGGCACAAAATCCTTTCCCTGACAATAAAGGACATAACGGGTTATTATAAAGTCCATAAAAGTAGGAGGGAGGCCTGAATTGACACTAGTTCCAGTGATCCTCAGGCCTTACAGGAAGTGGGGTCCATAAAGCTAGCTGTATAGGGTGATAACAGGCTCCATGTTGTTCCCACATGGCCTTTCCCATTCTCATTATACTAGACCTAGAGGATCAAGACTGCCGGTTACCGGACCAGTTAACAGAGGCAGAAAAACCAAATGACTGTTTGAATAGTGTAATAATAATTGTTTATTATTAGTCTATAAATATGCatttgtaaatacaaatacagagTGAAACTTCATACTATACTTGTAGTGTTTCAACCACGGAAATGGAATGAGTATTTGAGGAgatcccacccccacccccacccctcaaTTTGGATTTGTTGTAAGTGTAACACTAGGGTAACACAATTGTCGTTATTCATAAGCCGAAAACATGAACCTAACTAAGAAACCTGTCGAAGAACAATAGTTCTGACTCATAGACACGTTATCTCACTCTCATGATGAATCATCCACTAGGTGGACACATTTGAGATTCTGAGAGCAGTTCTCCAACAGCAAATTGAATGAAACAGCTTTTTCTTTTATAAGCTGCTGCATTGTTAAAACAGGTGGTTTCATGGAAGACTGATTAAAAAAAAGCAGAAAGTAGGAACCAAAGCGTGTTATACTCAAGAGGAGGGGAGGGCACATAATTAAAGTCACACAGGAATTACACAGATCAAGATCTACACAGCAGCCATTCTTTGCATATGATTTTGGCTCATTTGAAGGGAGACATTTTCAGAGATTAAAATCACACCATTCGCACTTAACACTGGAATTGGAGAAGTAGTATTCTGGTAGAGAGTAGCAAGTCAGGCATGACGGATAAACCAGTCTTGTCAAGACATTTCATTTATTTAGTCTGTTCCGAGAattcacacatacagacagacatttatttttttagctCTTAAAGATAACTTCCACCAATATTTCTTTACCCAAGCAGACAGAAGCCTGATTGCTGTATTGCCATTAGCCTGTAGCCATTAGTCTTGTTAGCTACAAAACTGCTAAGCCAAAAACTTATATTCTAACTTCTGTTCTATTTGACAGAAGACTGTGAGATCATTGGCTGTTTGAGGCAGTACTAATGATCAAAGGACAGTGGTTAAGTGTTTGGCTTGTGAACCTTTAAGGCCTACACATTGACACTGTGAACAAGAGTCCATGTGGGGGAAAGTATGGGATCATGGCCAGTTGCTAAAATCCAAAATGGAGGACAATCATAAACTACTGTCTTCCCATTGCTCATGGACCAGTTGTTCAGTAGTGAAGTCTGTTGATGCCTACAGTACCCATatggctgtcctaatatggacaccgtaccaGTGTCAATTTCTCCTGTGATACTCGATGACTGACGATGACGTAATCTGAAAACCTCAATCTGTCCAGCCACTCAAACAGCTGCCATTCTCTCAGTAGTAACTCCTCGCTTTGCCCTGTGTGAAGTCTGCACAATGTCTAGACAAGCACACCTAAAGATTAGTCACTGAGATGGTGTTACTAAATGTTTCTGTAATGTGCCCTGAAACAACCCATAAAAATTGAGACCATAAACTATGCCATGGCTCCTCCTGATGCTAGGCCTAGGGGAAGGGCCATGGAATGTGATGAGATGACACCATCACCATCTGATCTGACACACTTGTGTCCCCCCCGGCAGCACTGAGGCCACCTGCCATTCCTGATccagaaacagacagagctatGAGAACAAATGGGATGGGCCATGTCACCCAAGCATTTGAGTCAGCAAATGCCATGATGTCATCAACTACTTGTTTAGATTCCAGTAAACAAGATAACATCAGTGTTAAcaactttttattatgttttaatttaactaggcaagccagttaagaacaaattcttatttacaatgacagcctaccaggaaacagtgggttaactgccttgttcaggggcagaacaagatatgttttaccttgtcagctcagggagtcgatccagcaaccttttggttactgacccaatgctctaatcactagactacctgctgtgtTAATACCAATGCAAGAATAACTTTGCAATAAAAGCATTATAATCTGTATTGGTTCAACTGAGATGTGGAATATTAAAGCGAAAAGCTGAGCACACATGAGAGAAACTTTGTTTGATTGCCAAAAGATGACTTGAAGAAAACCTCAAAGTTGTCTCCTTATGATAAATCAGGGTTTGTTAGTGATCATTTTTGGcacgagggtctgctatacaaattgatggaaagtggtgttggggggaaaaCATTCAACATGATAAAATCCATGTAGACAAACAagaagtgtgtggttaaaatgggcaaaaaacacaaatttcttcccacagggccatgGGGTGAGACAAGGATGCAGcataagccccaccctcttcaacatatatatcaacaaattggcaaggtcactagaacagtctgcagcacccagcctcatcctgctagaatctgaagtcaaatgtctactgtttgctgatgatctggtgcttcagtCCCCAACCAAAGacggcctacagcagcacctacagttgaagttggaagtatacatacacttaggttggagtcattaaaactcatttttcaacaactccactgtcacgtcctgaccatagagagtccttattttctatggtggagtaggtcagggtgtgactgggggtttagtctagtttattatttataTGTGGGTGTTCTAGTTTTCatgtttctatgttggtgatttgtatgattcccaattagaggcagctggtagtcgctgtctctaattggggatcatatttaagtagtgtttgttcccacctgtgtttgtgggatattttATTTTGAGTAGTTTTAGTTTATTATTTTTGCTAAGTTTCACTattaataaattatgtggaactcaacattcgctgcgccttggtccgtttcTACAAACGATCGTGACATCCACAAATATCTtcttaataaactatagttttggcaagtcggttaggacatttactttgtgcatgacacaagtaatttttcccaattttttaaacagattatttcacttagaattcattgtatcacaattccagtgggtcagatgtttacatacactaaattgactgtgcctttaaacagcttggaaaattccagaaaatgatgtcatggctttataagattctgataggctaattgacataatttgagtcaattggtggtgtacctgtggatgtatatcaaggcctaccttctaactcagtgcctctttgcttgaattcatgggaaaatcaaaagaaatcagccaagacctcagaaaaaaattgtagacctccacaagcctggttcatccttgggagcaatttccaaacacctgaaggtaccacgttcatatgtacaaacaatagtactgtcacgacttccacagaagttcctctccttgttcgggcggtgttcggcggtcggcatcactggtcttctagccatcgtcaatccacttttcattttccatttgttttgtcttgttttcctacacactTGGTTTCCATTTCCCTTATTAAgcattgtgtatttaaccctctgttcccacCATCtccttgtgtggaattgtttgtttgtaagtgtTTATGCATTATGTTACTGGAGCgcgtcgggttttgtacccatgtagGTTCTTTTTTTATTGCCGTTGGTT of the Oncorhynchus clarkii lewisi isolate Uvic-CL-2024 chromosome 3, UVic_Ocla_1.0, whole genome shotgun sequence genome contains:
- the LOC139393609 gene encoding four and a half LIM domains protein 3-like codes for the protein MSGDTAREVGFDCQVAKVHSTADITSGMEQVTMSDRFDCDNCKESLYGRKYIQADGGEGDNPYCIPCYDSLFANTCDECKELIGHDARELFYEDRHYHEHCFRCFRCDRSLADEPFTSQDEALLCNDCYCNEFSSKCVACDKTVMPGTRKLEYGGSTWHEGCFICHSCEQPIGSKSFIPDKDEHYCVSCYEDKFAPRCTRCKKALAKGGVTYRDEPWHKECFVCTGCKVQLAGQHFTSREDDPYCLKCFGSLYSKKCEACSKPITGFGGGKYISFEERQWHQPCFTCTECSVSLVGAGFFPNGDQILCRDCNTNSNL